The proteins below come from a single Ochotona princeps isolate mOchPri1 chromosome 13, mOchPri1.hap1, whole genome shotgun sequence genomic window:
- the LOC101526636 gene encoding large ribosomal subunit protein P2-like translates to MSCVASCLLAALGGNASPSAKNIRKILDSVGIKADNERLNKVISELSGKNIEDVIAQGIGKLASVPAGGTVAVSAAPGSAAPAASAAPAAMEEKKEEKKGESEESDDDMGFGMGFGLFD, encoded by the coding sequence ATGAGCTGTGttgcctcctgcctgctggccgcccttgGGGGCAACGCGTCGCCCAGCGCCAAGAACATCAGGAAGATCCTAGACAGTGTGGGCATCAAGGCAGACAACGAGAGGCTCAACAAGGTCATCAGTGAGCTCAGTGGCAAGAACATCGAGGATGTAATCGCCCAGGGCATCGGCAAGCTGGCCAGTGTGCCCGCTGGTGGGACTGTGGCTGTGTCTGCTGCCCCGGGATCAGCGGCCCCAGCTGCTAGTGCAGCCCCTGCAGcaatggaagagaaaaaggaggaaaaaaagggaGAGTCGGAGGAATCAGACGACGACATGGGGTTCGGCATGGGGTTCGGCCTGTTTGACTAG